Proteins found in one Streptomyces sp. NBC_00461 genomic segment:
- a CDS encoding polyamine aminopropyltransferase encodes MIEPHAPAPPAPSPPWAAPAPLPVQPDTGRFLVLACVFVCAACGLVYELELVALASYLIGDSVTQASVVLSVMVFAMGIGSLAAKRLRWRAAAGFGAIEATLALVGGCSAMALYAVFAWTGDWGGLWGPRWLLVAFSLTIGLLIGAEVPLLMELIQRIRRQDAGGAVADLFAADYVGALVGGLAFPFLLLPLLGQLTGALITGTVNAIAGGTLVLGLFRRDLTPRARWLLLIANLTVLTVLASAAVLVDDFERAARHAVYGKDVRVALQTGIQEIVLTGGTDGRPLSLYLDGRLRVSGRDEHRYHEALVHPAMNGPHARVLILGGGDGLAAREVLRHPGVRRVDIVELDPEVVRLARRDPALSKLNGHAHGDPRVHVTTDDAFRRLRTAPASTYDVVISDLPDPGITASTKLYSQEFYGLARRALAPGGRLVVHAGPFATRPRVFWTVEATMRAAGLHTAPYRVGGRDAGFAAGPDRTAGSSRAPRDWGFVLACADARPRLRLDPHEPRLRTLTQTVLTADAEAVTAGRIDGLPASTLVHPRY; translated from the coding sequence GTGATCGAACCGCACGCGCCGGCACCACCCGCCCCCTCGCCCCCTTGGGCGGCCCCGGCGCCGCTGCCCGTGCAGCCGGACACCGGACGGTTCCTCGTGCTCGCCTGCGTCTTCGTATGCGCGGCCTGCGGACTCGTGTACGAACTCGAACTCGTCGCCCTGGCCTCGTACTTGATCGGCGACTCGGTCACCCAGGCCTCCGTCGTCCTGTCGGTCATGGTCTTCGCCATGGGCATCGGCTCGCTGGCCGCGAAACGCCTGCGCTGGCGGGCCGCGGCCGGCTTCGGCGCGATCGAGGCGACACTCGCGCTCGTCGGCGGCTGCAGCGCGATGGCCCTGTACGCCGTCTTCGCCTGGACCGGCGACTGGGGCGGCCTGTGGGGTCCGCGCTGGCTCCTGGTCGCCTTCTCCCTGACGATCGGCCTGCTGATCGGCGCGGAGGTTCCCCTCCTGATGGAGCTGATCCAGCGCATCCGGCGCCAGGACGCGGGCGGCGCGGTGGCCGACCTGTTCGCGGCGGACTACGTCGGCGCGCTCGTCGGCGGCCTAGCCTTCCCCTTCCTTCTCCTGCCCCTCCTGGGCCAGTTGACCGGCGCCCTGATCACCGGCACCGTCAACGCGATCGCGGGCGGCACCCTCGTCCTCGGCCTGTTCCGCCGCGATCTCACCCCCCGCGCCCGCTGGCTGCTCCTGATCGCCAACCTCACCGTCCTCACCGTCCTCGCTTCCGCGGCCGTCCTGGTCGACGACTTCGAGCGGGCCGCACGGCACGCGGTGTACGGCAAGGACGTCCGCGTGGCGCTGCAGACCGGCATCCAGGAGATCGTCCTCACCGGAGGCACCGACGGCCGTCCCCTGTCCCTCTACCTGGACGGCCGCCTCAGGGTGAGCGGCCGCGACGAACACCGCTACCACGAAGCCCTGGTCCACCCCGCGATGAACGGCCCCCACGCGCGCGTACTCATCCTCGGCGGCGGTGACGGACTCGCCGCCCGCGAAGTGCTGCGCCACCCGGGCGTGCGACGCGTGGACATCGTCGAACTCGACCCGGAAGTCGTGCGGCTGGCCCGCCGCGACCCGGCCCTGTCGAAGCTGAACGGCCACGCCCACGGCGACCCACGCGTGCACGTGACCACGGACGACGCCTTCCGCCGACTGCGCACGGCGCCCGCCTCGACGTACGACGTCGTCATCTCGGACCTGCCCGACCCGGGCATCACGGCCAGCACCAAGCTGTACTCCCAGGAGTTCTACGGCCTCGCCCGACGTGCCCTCGCACCCGGTGGCCGGCTCGTCGTGCACGCGGGCCCGTTCGCCACCCGCCCGCGCGTGTTCTGGACGGTCGAGGCGACCATGCGCGCCGCCGGTCTGCACACCGCGCCCTACCGCGTGGGCGGGCGGGACGCCGGCTTCGCCGCGGGCCCCGACCGCACCGCCGGCTCGTCCCGGGCCCCGCGCGACTGGGGCTTCGTCCTGGCCTGTGCCGACGCCCGCCCGCGGCTTCGCCTGGACCCGCATGAGCCACGCCTGCGCACCCTCACCCAGACGGTCCTGACGGCGGACGCCGAAGCCGTGACCGCCGGGCGCATCGACGGGCTGCCGGCGTCGACGCTGGTGCACCCGCGCTACTGA